Proteins from a single region of Apium graveolens cultivar Ventura chromosome 7, ASM990537v1, whole genome shotgun sequence:
- the LOC141670628 gene encoding gibberellin receptor GID1C-like isoform X1 has protein sequence MAERDDEETPSESRMVVPLNTWVLISNLKLAYNLLRRKDGTFNRHLAEFLDRKVPSNTNPVDGVFSFDVIIDRGTNLLVRVYRPVDPEVGSPSFTELYKPSSADVVPVIVFFHGGSFAHSSANSSIYDILCRRLVSLCDAIVISVDYRRAPEYPYPCPYVDGWTALEWVNSRTWLPSQKDSKVHIYLAGDSSGGNILHNVALRAMGSEIEVLGNIMLNPMFGAEERSESEIQLDGKYFVTIQDRDWYWRAFLPEEDRDHPACNPFGPKGISIEGKKFPRSLVIVAGLNLIRDSQVAYAEGLEKAGCKVKLVYLEMATVGFYLLPNNDNYFTVMEEIKNFVTS, from the exons ATGGCGGAAAGAGATGATGAAGAGACCCCTAGTGAATCCAGG ATGGTGGTTCCACTGAATACATGGGTTCTCATTTCCAATTTAAAGCTGGCATACAACCTTCTTCGCCGTAAGGATGGGACCTTCAACCGTCACCTGGCTGAGTTCCTTGACCGCAAAGTCCCATCAAATACAAATCCTGTTGATGGTGTTTTTTCCTTTGATGTCATTATTGACCGTGGAACCAACCTCCTTGTCCGAGTCTATCGACCAGTTGATCCTGAGGTGGGTTCCCCTAGTTTTACGGAACTTTATAAACCTTCAAGCGCTGATGTTGTTCCTGTGATTGTCTTCTTTCATGGCGGAAGCTTTGCACATTCTTCGGCCAATAGTTCTATCTACGACATTCTTTGTAGACGTCTTGTTAGCCTTTGTGATGCTATTGTGATTTCAGTAGATTATCGACGTGCTCCAGAATACCCCTATCCTTGTCCTTATGTTGATGGATGGACTGCACTAGAGTGGGTTAATTCGAGGACATGGCTTCCAAGTCAGAAGGATTCGAAAGTCCATATATACTTGGCTGGCGATAGCTCTGGTGGTAATATCCTTCATAATGTTGCTTTGAGGGCCATGGGATCAGAAATTGAAGTGTTGGGAAATATAATGCTTAATCCCATGTTCGGTGCAGAAGAGCGAAGTGAATCAGAAATCCAATTAGACGGAAAATATTTTGTGACAATTCAAGATCGTGATTGGTATTGGAGAGCCTTTCTTCCCGAAGAAGACCGGGATCATCCAGCATGCAATCCATTTGGTCCCAAGGGTATTAGTATAGAGGGAAAAAAATTTCCTCGCAGTCTTGTCATCGTTGCTGGATTGAACCTTATTCGGGACTCACAGGTTGCTTATGCTGAAGGACTTGAGAAGGCAGGCTGTAAggttaaacttgtatatttggAGATGGCAACGGTTGGGTTTTATTTGTTGCCCAACAATGACAATTACTTTACTGTGATGGAGGAGATTAAGAATTTTGTGACTTCTTGA
- the LOC141670628 gene encoding gibberellin receptor GID1C-like isoform X2, translating to MVVPLNTWVLISNLKLAYNLLRRKDGTFNRHLAEFLDRKVPSNTNPVDGVFSFDVIIDRGTNLLVRVYRPVDPEVGSPSFTELYKPSSADVVPVIVFFHGGSFAHSSANSSIYDILCRRLVSLCDAIVISVDYRRAPEYPYPCPYVDGWTALEWVNSRTWLPSQKDSKVHIYLAGDSSGGNILHNVALRAMGSEIEVLGNIMLNPMFGAEERSESEIQLDGKYFVTIQDRDWYWRAFLPEEDRDHPACNPFGPKGISIEGKKFPRSLVIVAGLNLIRDSQVAYAEGLEKAGCKVKLVYLEMATVGFYLLPNNDNYFTVMEEIKNFVTS from the coding sequence ATGGTGGTTCCACTGAATACATGGGTTCTCATTTCCAATTTAAAGCTGGCATACAACCTTCTTCGCCGTAAGGATGGGACCTTCAACCGTCACCTGGCTGAGTTCCTTGACCGCAAAGTCCCATCAAATACAAATCCTGTTGATGGTGTTTTTTCCTTTGATGTCATTATTGACCGTGGAACCAACCTCCTTGTCCGAGTCTATCGACCAGTTGATCCTGAGGTGGGTTCCCCTAGTTTTACGGAACTTTATAAACCTTCAAGCGCTGATGTTGTTCCTGTGATTGTCTTCTTTCATGGCGGAAGCTTTGCACATTCTTCGGCCAATAGTTCTATCTACGACATTCTTTGTAGACGTCTTGTTAGCCTTTGTGATGCTATTGTGATTTCAGTAGATTATCGACGTGCTCCAGAATACCCCTATCCTTGTCCTTATGTTGATGGATGGACTGCACTAGAGTGGGTTAATTCGAGGACATGGCTTCCAAGTCAGAAGGATTCGAAAGTCCATATATACTTGGCTGGCGATAGCTCTGGTGGTAATATCCTTCATAATGTTGCTTTGAGGGCCATGGGATCAGAAATTGAAGTGTTGGGAAATATAATGCTTAATCCCATGTTCGGTGCAGAAGAGCGAAGTGAATCAGAAATCCAATTAGACGGAAAATATTTTGTGACAATTCAAGATCGTGATTGGTATTGGAGAGCCTTTCTTCCCGAAGAAGACCGGGATCATCCAGCATGCAATCCATTTGGTCCCAAGGGTATTAGTATAGAGGGAAAAAAATTTCCTCGCAGTCTTGTCATCGTTGCTGGATTGAACCTTATTCGGGACTCACAGGTTGCTTATGCTGAAGGACTTGAGAAGGCAGGCTGTAAggttaaacttgtatatttggAGATGGCAACGGTTGGGTTTTATTTGTTGCCCAACAATGACAATTACTTTACTGTGATGGAGGAGATTAAGAATTTTGTGACTTCTTGA
- the LOC141672834 gene encoding uncharacterized protein LOC141672834: MINFCKKSFNTIFNTASTAFSTRGEDSSAYRHRITPLPVFYCDTGLNSLIITGKIPKSNSVTVSSLVNSPVKSDQNETGLKVVNSGDTDRLASCTESLGFESCNERSINNNIYRSEKLRANGKSSKVDKNKVVKSKSFPPLLSSFNGNGKPTFFLRPVRNNGRLKLTEVKINRPETLRACREDGRLRLHLVESDYTNDDVITSTAYVVGDKLGDDMDKQIVEELKFPEIIGGGEDCQWLHEMAKNQQQQQHNMQGWGAMF; encoded by the coding sequence ATGATCAATTTTTGCAAAAAGAGTTTCAACACAATATTCAATACTGCATCCACTGCTTTTTCTACTCGAGGAGAAGACTCCTCCGCCTATCGCCACCGTATTACTCCACTTCCGGTCTTTTACTGTGACACCGGATTGAATTCCCTCATAATTACTGGCAAGATTCCAAAATCTAACAGTGTTACTGTATCATCGCTAGTCAATAGTCCAGTAAAAAGTGATCAAAACGAAACTGGACTTAAAGTTGTCAACAGCGGCGACACAGACAGATTGGCTTCGTGTACAGAGAGCTTAGGATTCGAGAGCTGTAATGAGAGAAGCATAAACAATAATATCTATCGCTCCGAGAAATTGAGGGCTAATGGAAAATCGAGTAAAGTCGATAAGAACAAGGTAGTGAAGAGCAAGTCATTTCCACCGCTATTGTCATCATTCAATGGCAATGGTAAGCCAACGTTTTTTCTCCGTCCAGTGAGGAACAACGGACGGTTGAAACTTACTGAGGTGAAGATTAATAGGCCGGAGACGCTACGTGCTTGTAGAGAAGATGGACGACTGAGATTGCATCTTGTGGAATCAGATTATACAAACGATGATGTGATCACTAGTACTGCTTATGTGGTTGGAGACAAATTAGGCGATGACATGGACAAACAAATTGTGGAGGAGTTGAAGTTTCCGGAGATTATAGGAGGTGGAGAAGATTGTCAGTGGCTTCACGAGATGGCCAAAAaccagcagcagcagcagcataACATGCAGGGATGGGGAGCAATGTTTTAG